A DNA window from Hemibagrus wyckioides isolate EC202008001 linkage group LG11, SWU_Hwy_1.0, whole genome shotgun sequence contains the following coding sequences:
- the fam117ba gene encoding protein FAM117B gives MRDKATQTPRAWVDERRRGSHKRSASCGSTDQLKEIAKLRQQLQRSKRSSRHRRDKERKSPFNGNHAIIQSQSQMPKTILIPIPISKSTPPRFRNSIEGLNQEIERIIIRDTPERDEVIIPQDVPDGHRAPPPLPQRSSSTRSIDTQTPSGRSLGGNRSNSSSRADSVSPSYLSILNDAMGNSPLTNDDTLNESRERDLGPYSPLPKYASSPKPNNSYMFKREPPEGCERVKVFEENQPRPLQEIPPYLCPDRNKVNFIPKSGSAFCLVSILKPLLPTQELSFRGGVSYRSLSPSLVPLSGVGVRSLSPSLGPVLTRGRQSPCLPRHLEEPEG, from the exons ATGAGGGACAAAGCCACCCAg acCCCCAGGGCCTGGGTAGATGAGCGCAGGAGGGGTTCCCACAAGCGCTCGGCCTCCTGCGGCAGCACCGACCAGCTAAAGGAG ATTGCAAAACTGCGGCAGCAGTTGCAGCGCAGCAAACGCAGCAGCCGCCATCGACGCGATAAGGAGCGCAAATCGCCCTTCAACGGCAACCATGCTATTATCCAATCACag TCCCAGATGCCTAAAACCATCCTGATCCCCATCCCCATCTCCAAGTCCACGCCTCCACGCTTCCGCAACAGCATCGAGGGCCTCAACCAGGAGATCGAGCGCATCATCATACGGGACACGCCTGAGCGTGATGAGGTCATCATT ccgcAGGACGTTCCTGATGGACACCGTGCGCCCCCGCCCCTTCCCCAGCGCAGCAGCAGCACACGCAGCATCGACACCCAGACGCCTTCGGGAAGAAGCCTGGGTGGTAACCgtagcaacagcagcagccgGGCAGACTCGGTGTCCCCGTCTTACCTCAGCATCCTGAACGACGCAATGGGAAACAGTCCCCTAACCAACGACGACACACTCAATGAGAGCAGGGAAAGAG ATCTGGGGCCGTACTCACCCCTGCCCAAGTACGCCTCCTCTCCCAAACCCAACAACAGCTACATGTTCAAGCGGGAGCCTCCTGAGGGCTGTGAAAGGGTCAAGGTCTTCGAGGAGAACCA GCCCAGGCCTCTGCAAGAGATCCCTCCGTACCTGTGTCCGGACCGGAACAAGGTGAACTTCATTCCCAAAAGCGGCTCTGCGTTTTGCCTCGTCAGCATCCTGAAGCCCCTGCTGCCCACCCAGGAGCTCAGCTTCCGTGGCGGCGTGTCGTACCGCAGCCTGTCTCCCTCCCTCGTCCCTCTGAGCGGGGTCGGAGTGCGCAGCCTGTCCCCTTCCCTCGGCCCCGTCCTGACACGAGGACGCCAGTCCCCCTGCCTCCCACGCCATCTGGAGGAACCCGAGGGTTAG